The proteins below come from a single Paludibacter jiangxiensis genomic window:
- a CDS encoding amidohydrolase family protein has translation MQIIDAHAHLWLHQDTEVNGMKIKTLENGRSLFMGEIRQMVPPFIIDGRNTAEIFLSNMDYAQVSAAVITQEYIDGLQNDYLREVQNKYPNRFLCCGMVDARVPGYLKHGEELIKQGFGALKLPAGRLIMSDKRVWLTCDEMMQLFRLMEQNDVLFSVDLADGNEQVAEMEEIIKEFPKLRIAIGHFGMVTQPNWLDQIRLARHPNVRIESGGITWLFNSEFYPFKGAVKAIKEAAGEVGIEKLMWGSDYPRTITAITYRMSYDFVLKTDELSQEEKEAFLGKNAASFYGFTDLVELPYIKNMSE, from the coding sequence ATGCAAATTATCGATGCACATGCTCACCTTTGGCTTCATCAGGATACCGAGGTGAACGGAATGAAAATAAAGACGCTGGAGAACGGACGCTCGCTCTTTATGGGCGAAATCCGGCAAATGGTGCCCCCGTTTATTATCGACGGACGCAACACTGCCGAGATTTTTCTCTCCAATATGGACTACGCGCAGGTGTCTGCCGCCGTCATCACGCAGGAATATATCGACGGATTGCAGAACGATTACCTGAGGGAGGTTCAGAACAAATATCCGAACCGTTTTCTCTGTTGCGGAATGGTGGATGCCCGTGTGCCGGGCTACCTGAAGCATGGAGAAGAGTTGATTAAGCAAGGTTTTGGCGCTCTCAAACTACCTGCCGGACGGTTGATTATGTCCGACAAACGGGTATGGCTAACTTGCGACGAGATGATGCAGCTTTTCCGCCTGATGGAACAAAACGATGTGCTCTTTTCTGTTGATTTGGCTGACGGCAACGAACAGGTGGCCGAGATGGAGGAGATCATCAAAGAGTTTCCGAAACTGCGGATCGCTATCGGACATTTCGGCATGGTCACTCAACCCAACTGGCTGGATCAAATCCGGTTGGCGCGTCACCCGAACGTGCGTATCGAATCGGGCGGCATTACCTGGCTCTTCAACTCCGAGTTTTATCCGTTCAAAGGAGCGGTGAAAGCCATCAAAGAGGCTGCCGGCGAAGTAGGTATCGAGAAGCTGATGTGGGGCTCGGACTATCCGCGCACCATCACGGCCATTACCTACCGCATGTCGTATGACTTTGTACTGAAAACCGATGAGTTGAGTCAGGAAGAGAAAGAAGCCTTCCTGGGCAAAAATGCCGCATCGTTCTATGGCTTTACTGACTTGGTAGAGTTACCCTATATTAAAAACATGTCAGAATAA
- a CDS encoding aldo/keto reductase — protein MEYREIGKTGMKVSNISFGASSLGGVFHSLKEEAGIAAVHTAVDNGINFIDVSPYYGHLKAEVVLGKALKEIDHSKFYLSTKVGRYGKDGVNYWDYSAQRATESVYESLERLNVDYIDLINVHDIEFADLDQVVNETLPALVELRNKGIVKHVGITNLTLRHFKYVIDHVPAGTVESVLSFCHYCLNDDALVDYLDYFKEKGIGVINASPFSMGLLTDRGAPAWHPAPKPLQDLCRKAVAHCQSKGKSIEQLAVKFSAANPRIATTLFSTTRSEAVLDNIRWVNEPLDEELLKEVQEILEPRFRDTWLNS, from the coding sequence ATGGAATACAGAGAGATCGGGAAAACCGGCATGAAAGTCTCCAATATCAGTTTCGGCGCTTCGTCGCTGGGTGGCGTTTTTCATTCGTTGAAAGAAGAGGCAGGCATTGCTGCGGTTCATACCGCGGTTGACAACGGCATTAATTTTATCGACGTGTCGCCTTACTACGGACATTTGAAAGCGGAAGTCGTTTTGGGGAAAGCACTGAAAGAGATCGACCACAGCAAATTTTACCTGTCGACCAAAGTAGGCCGTTACGGCAAAGACGGTGTGAATTACTGGGATTATTCGGCTCAACGGGCTACCGAAAGCGTTTACGAAAGTCTGGAACGCCTCAACGTGGACTATATCGACCTGATTAATGTGCACGATATCGAATTTGCCGATCTCGATCAAGTGGTGAATGAAACATTGCCTGCTTTGGTGGAATTGCGCAATAAAGGCATTGTGAAACACGTGGGCATCACCAACCTGACGCTCCGTCACTTTAAATATGTGATCGATCACGTGCCGGCCGGTACGGTGGAAAGCGTACTTTCGTTTTGCCATTACTGTCTCAACGACGATGCGTTGGTCGATTATCTCGACTATTTTAAAGAAAAAGGTATCGGTGTAATCAACGCTTCTCCCTTTTCGATGGGATTGCTGACTGATCGCGGCGCTCCCGCATGGCATCCGGCTCCGAAACCTTTGCAGGATCTGTGTCGCAAAGCTGTGGCTCACTGCCAAAGCAAAGGCAAATCAATTGAGCAACTTGCCGTGAAATTCTCGGCTGCCAATCCACGCATTGCAACGACACTCTTCAGTACCACCCGTTCCGAAGCAGTGCTCGACAATATTCGCTGGGTCAATGAACCCTTAGACGAAGAACTATTGAAAGAGGTACAGGAAATACTGGAACCAAGATTCAGAGATACCTGGCTTAACAGTTGA
- a CDS encoding alpha-L-fucosidase, which yields MKNVKWLLMIALFTGICSQSMAQQEFPIAPGKFKPTDASLKQYQYPQWFRDAKFGIWAHWGPQAVPRQGDWYARNMYMQDGQSWEKGYYEDHLKRYGHPSEKGYKDIIPLWKAEKWEPDALMKLYKETGAKYFVSMGTHHDNFFLWNSKLHKWNAVNMGPHKDVVGLWQAAAKKEGLRFGVSEHLAASYTWYQKAHSADKTGDKAGVPYDGNDPRYEDLYHGKAAADDTGWMTKNPAWQNEWYARIKELVDMYHPDFLYSDSKIPFENEVGRSLIAHFYNQNITQHNGKLEAVYTCKEPSDHRFVQDVERGVLDSISVYPWQTDTSIGDWFYRTGQQYKTAPEVIQMLVDIVSKNGNLLLNVVQTPEGDLEPDVVAILKGIGAWIKDNGEGIYGSRPWKVYGEGPSTTQSQEKGQFGGLKDVRKYTADDIRYTTKQGAVYAFCMENPTQNIRLKSMGKNGKLAGKKIASVTLLGSGEKISWTQNNDELVIRKPAKLPDYSVVAFKVALKK from the coding sequence ATGAAAAATGTGAAATGGCTTTTGATGATTGCTCTTTTTACGGGTATTTGCTCCCAATCTATGGCGCAGCAGGAGTTCCCGATTGCACCGGGGAAATTCAAACCGACCGATGCTTCTCTGAAACAGTATCAGTATCCTCAATGGTTTCGCGATGCCAAATTCGGTATTTGGGCGCACTGGGGGCCGCAGGCAGTACCTCGTCAAGGTGACTGGTACGCTCGCAATATGTACATGCAGGACGGACAATCCTGGGAAAAAGGTTATTACGAAGATCATCTGAAGCGCTACGGACATCCGTCCGAAAAAGGCTATAAAGATATTATCCCTTTGTGGAAAGCCGAAAAATGGGAGCCGGATGCCTTGATGAAGCTTTACAAAGAGACGGGAGCAAAATATTTCGTTTCGATGGGCACGCACCACGACAATTTCTTTTTGTGGAATTCCAAGCTTCACAAATGGAATGCGGTGAATATGGGCCCGCACAAAGATGTGGTAGGTCTATGGCAGGCAGCAGCAAAAAAAGAGGGTTTGCGTTTTGGTGTTTCCGAACACCTTGCCGCAAGCTACACATGGTATCAGAAAGCGCATAGCGCCGACAAAACCGGAGACAAAGCGGGTGTTCCGTACGATGGCAACGATCCGCGCTACGAAGATTTGTATCATGGTAAAGCAGCTGCCGACGATACCGGTTGGATGACGAAAAATCCCGCGTGGCAAAATGAATGGTATGCTCGCATCAAAGAGCTGGTGGATATGTATCATCCCGATTTCCTCTATTCCGATAGTAAAATTCCATTTGAAAACGAGGTGGGAAGAAGCCTTATCGCGCATTTCTATAATCAAAACATAACACAGCACAACGGTAAACTCGAAGCCGTTTACACCTGTAAAGAACCGTCGGATCACCGTTTTGTACAGGACGTGGAACGTGGTGTGCTCGATTCTATAAGCGTTTATCCGTGGCAGACCGATACCTCTATCGGCGATTGGTTTTACCGTACCGGTCAGCAATACAAAACTGCTCCTGAGGTAATTCAGATGTTGGTGGATATTGTCAGCAAAAACGGAAACTTGTTGCTGAATGTGGTGCAGACACCAGAAGGCGATCTGGAACCCGATGTGGTTGCTATTCTCAAAGGCATTGGCGCATGGATCAAAGATAACGGTGAGGGAATTTACGGTTCACGCCCGTGGAAAGTTTACGGCGAAGGACCGTCGACAACCCAGTCGCAGGAAAAAGGACAATTCGGAGGCTTGAAAGATGTGCGTAAATACACTGCCGACGATATCCGTTACACCACCAAACAGGGAGCTGTTTACGCATTTTGCATGGAAAATCCGACGCAGAATATTCGATTGAAGTCGATGGGCAAAAACGGCAAATTGGCTGGAAAGAAAATTGCATCTGTTACGCTGCTGGGAAGCGGAGAGAAAATCAGCTGGACGCAAAACAACGACGAACTGGTTATTAGGAAACCTGCAAAACTTCCTGATTATTCGGTTGTTGCGTTTAAAGTTGCACTCAAAAAATAA
- a CDS encoding helix-turn-helix domain-containing protein, with protein sequence MSTQPEQQKYDPWELQQEIANFKVTVHCCRYWILSEWECKNMSFPFWRLYHSRLGGSYVLFDGKKIELSPGKIIIIPPYTSFSSQLKGTEPNENIQGIRMQHEEEIALYQKRGMTDQMFVHFNLGYPYDQIRPDVYEITIDPEREKIVREIENDRLQEPNAIGFSSSLKLVSLILSALQQISPLLWQRPETDNRILKIIRYIDKNLDQPLNNETLSTLANLATNSFARLFRECMNSSVQQYIQQRRIDQAVILLHHSDLSIDEISSQCGFYDRHHFSRVFRQQTGIPPGSYRQKMRAN encoded by the coding sequence ATGTCCACCCAACCCGAACAACAAAAATACGACCCCTGGGAGTTGCAACAGGAGATTGCTAACTTCAAAGTGACGGTTCACTGCTGCCGCTACTGGATACTTTCCGAGTGGGAGTGCAAAAACATGTCGTTTCCTTTCTGGCGATTGTATCACAGTCGTTTGGGAGGATCGTACGTTCTGTTTGACGGGAAAAAGATAGAACTTTCGCCGGGCAAGATCATTATCATACCGCCCTATACCTCATTTTCGTCGCAGTTGAAAGGGACGGAACCCAACGAAAACATACAGGGCATCCGGATGCAGCACGAAGAGGAGATTGCGCTTTACCAGAAGCGGGGGATGACCGACCAGATGTTCGTACATTTCAATCTGGGCTATCCCTACGACCAGATACGGCCGGATGTGTACGAAATAACCATCGACCCAGAAAGAGAAAAGATTGTGCGGGAGATTGAAAACGACCGTTTGCAGGAGCCTAACGCGATCGGCTTTTCGTCCAGTTTAAAGCTCGTCAGTCTTATTTTATCGGCGCTTCAGCAGATTTCGCCTCTTTTGTGGCAACGACCCGAAACCGATAACCGCATTTTGAAAATCATCCGGTACATCGACAAAAATCTGGACCAACCCTTGAATAACGAAACCCTGAGCACGCTGGCCAATCTGGCAACCAACTCCTTTGCGCGGCTCTTCAGGGAGTGCATGAATAGTTCGGTGCAGCAATACATCCAGCAACGGCGCATCGATCAGGCGGTTATTCTCCTGCATCACTCCGACCTCTCGATCGATGAAATTTCCTCCCAATGCGGTTTCTACGACCGACACCACTTTTCGCGCGTATTCCGCCAACAAACCGGCATCCCGCCCGGATCGTACCGTCAAAAGATGCGGGCAAACTGA